A region of the Ranitomeya imitator isolate aRanImi1 chromosome 10, aRanImi1.pri, whole genome shotgun sequence genome:
AGTCATAGCCTGCTCATCTGCAAGATCTGCACGAAGCGTCAAGAGAAGTTGTCAGTGCATCTTCGCAGAGTTTGCATGAAAACAGCGACCAATGCGGAGATCACTGAAGCTGTGAAAGAAGCAAGGCGAAACATGCAGAAACTGCTGGCATCTTTGAGTCTTGTTTCATATCAGGATCTGAATTTCAGAAAAAGTCGCTTTTCTGACCCTCAGGAGTTCTTTGCAGACTTTTTGAAGAGCCGTGGTTGCATCATTCCTGATAAACCATCTACAAGGTGTGTATCTACATATATTTAATGTTTTTTATTATAATAATTTAATATGCTTATTTTCTAACTCATAATTCATTGTATCTCTCCAGGCAACCTTCCATTGAAGAGACTCAGTCTGAAGGTGAAGTCAGTGAAGCGGCTATGTAAGTTCAATTCATTAGCAGTCTAAAGGCCTTGAAGGTCGACCAATTTGCTTTGTAACATGGTGATGTGAGCGGTGGTGACAGCACATTTCAGATCATGATCAGCCTGGTTTTAGCATTGACTTGGCAAGGTAGCTGGCACACATCATGCCCTTGCTCCCTTGACAATCGGATGCTGTAACCAGGCACAGCATCAGGCGGCACCAAGCAGGTTCCATCCTCACCTGTGTGCCGGAAATAGTTTCTGGGTCCCCCAGGCTTCTGTGGTTCTTCATGTCTATTATGGACAGAAGCAAAATAACTTTAGAAGGACCCAGAGAGTGCTGCCGGCAGCAACCAGGTGAGGACTCTATGGTGCTGAACAGTGCTACATGGGCAGAGCTTGGCATGTAGCATAGCTGACAGCTCAGCTACATCATAACATGAATGTACTTTTCCATCTAGAAAGATAAACTTTATCTTATATATGTTTCGGTAGATCTctttatctatgtatcatctaacAGTAGCATGTGCAATAAACTTTCACTTTCTTTTGATTTCAGGACAAGTTCCCCTCTGCGTAAGAAACTTTTTCAAGCTGGTTTTCACAACAAATATGACATTGATTTGCCAGTGTTGATCTCCTTTAAACAGCACTTGGAGAAGAACTTTTCTGAGTTATGCATTAGGCAAATGGTGAGTCGGATTTGAATTGTTCTCTATGATGCATGCATTTTATGACTATTCCTTGAATGCGCAATGCAGAAACTGACATCTTGTGTATATTTTAGGTGGAAAATGTTTCCAGGTATCTATATTTCATGAACCCAGATGGCATCTCCCTAGAATTCATGAATGACTTGGAAAATACAAAGAGGTTTGTCAGCACCCTCTTAAGTCTGAAGACATCTCGGTGCACAGTGAAAAAGTACTTGAAGCACATTCAACATTTTGTCAAATTTGCCATTTCTGAAGACTTTCCCAATGACATAGGTGATGACAGAAAACAGGCTGCTGGCAATTTTCTGGCAAGCCTAATAGAAATTAATAAGGAAATGATCCCAAAAGATGAGAAGGACAAGAAAAAGCAGTAAGTATCTCTAAGTATACTAGACGATTATGAATAAATGTGTTTATGGCCATATAAAATATAAACATCATCATAACTGCCTTTTCTCAGTCTCAGGTTTCTTACACCCAAAGAGAGTCGAAAGGTTCTTATTTCAGAAAAAGCCACCATGGATGGTATATTCACAAAGGCGGCATTGGGCGAGGAGTTGGACACTAAAGAAAAGATGCTTGCTTGtttgttccttgaggccttgctgaTGTTGAAACATCTTCAAAAACCGTCCATCATCCATAATCTGACAGTAAGTTTTAATTGTTAGTTCAGCTCATAGACTAATGCCTCAGTAACTATTTGTGTTTGTCTTATCCCAGACAATGTTTTTCACATTGTTGGAAAAGTTTTCATTTGTGCCTTTCTACATTGCATTTGTATCACTGTGTGGTATATAGAGTGGTTGATATTCcagtttaaaagggttgtccaaaatttaaaaaaacagggCTGCTTTATTACTGAACTCCACCTGTCCATAGGTAAAGTGTGTTACGGTAGCTGATCTCCATCATAGTGATGCCGCTCATTTGAAATATCACTTTTAGCCTATGAACAGGTATTAAACTGTTTTTTCTGTTTCTCTTTTCCCAGACAATCTCTTTTATAAAGTTTGAAAATATTGCAAATGTGCTATCTTACATTTTATTGGTATTGCTATGTATTACATTATGTATTATGTAAATAATTTGTGAAATATTATTAATTATTTCAGCTCATCGACTAATGACAGACCTGTTAAACCTCATTAACTTTATTTCTCTTACAGGTAAAGGAGTGGCTTGGAAGGAAATTCTCTCGCTTTCAAAAACAGAAGGTGGCTATTATCTCTTCTGATGAGACCATCATCGTCCTAGAAGAAGAGGAAGAGATTGTAAGCATTAAGTCATTTACAGTCAATGTGTTtcatgtttcttttttattaattGCCAAGCAAGTCAGTAATGCAATGTTTTCCTTTAACAGCTCTTCAACGTTTACTTTAAATTCATCAGACCGACTCAGCGGGTCAAGGACGCACACACAGTTCACCGCTTCTTCGTAACATCTAAGGGACAGCCTGTAAAAAATGCTTCAAAGGACTTGTCAAGATTTCATGAGAAGTAAGTGGAATGTAAATGTAATAACGagccaccattttttatttttaatgttaaTTAAACTATGCTAACAGTGGCTTCAATAATCTTTTTTAGGCTTCAACTACCTTCAGTTACCTGTAAAGAGGCAAGAGATGCATTTGACAAGTGGGCACTGATGAATCTTTCCAATGAAAAAAGAGATCTTGTATATACCTATATCAACATTAAAGATCTAAAAGATACAGTTAGAAAGAGTAATCTGCTTGAAGGCATGCATATTCTGGCTACACTGAAGTCCGATCATCAAGGAGAGAGATCCAGGTAAGTGTCGTTTTTGTTCCCAACCATTCCGCACCAACCATGATGGTAGATCCTCCATGACTATAGATCAACTATAGTAATTGACATGCCTGTCTGTTTAATCTAGAAAAAGGAAGAGGACAGAAAATGACTTGGAAGACATTGCAGAAGGAGAACAAGATGAAGAAGATGCATCATATACAGAGGAAATGAAGGGTTTAAAAGTAGAGACTTTCAAGAGGCTGCTTAAAAGACATCCAGTTGATATAAATACGCAACCTCCAACCACAGCCATGTGTGCAGAATCAATGCGCACAAGACAAATGGAGAAGGATGCAGTACAAGCTTCGTATAGATAATGTTGTTGGTAAGTTGtgtgtatttgtttgtttttttcagaatCTATTATTCTGATATAATCAGTTGTTAACCCTAGCATGCATACCTGGTGCGTTTTAGGCCTCCTAGCTTATTTGCTTGCAATTTTCTACAAAAATAGTCTAGTTAAAATTTTGAAACTATATAATTACTCAAGCATGCATTGTTGGTAATTTCCAGTTGATTACATATTTTTATGTGATAAGCATTTTGGGATATTAATGCTTTTTTTAGGAAATACAACATATTTCAATAACTGCggccttttaggccatgttcacacattcagtatttggtcagtttttttacctcagtatttgtaagccaaaacctggagtggaacaatcagaagaaaagtataatagaatcatatgcaccacttctgtatttatcacccactcctggttttgacttatatatacggaggtaaaatactgaacgtgtgaacgtggccttaggtctACGATGTGTTCATTATTTCACAACACTTTGTTTTCATAAGTCACTGTGTTATTGCAATCAGGGTTGTTGGGGAGGGAGGTAGATCATACCTGTGTATAGAAAGACCTAAGTCAACAATGGCACAGTCTTTCGACAACATTTTTTTTCTGGGTGTGCAATTCTGCTAATTATAATGGAAGGAATAGGCTATGTATTCAAGAAGTTGGTGTTCCTGTGCAACAATTTATTGTGTTGTTCTGTATGCATACTGACTATTTTACaatattttgctttatttttttttgcagaaaaattcAGAAATCTTCCAAGCAAACAGCAAATCATGGTGTACATGAAGGAACAGGGCTGGCAGACCAACATACCGAAACCTGAGAATGTTCTAAAGGCCTGGAGACCTCGCAAATCACGGAAAAATCAGGACACATGGACTGAAATAGAAAGCTTGGTGGACACCCAGGAGTGGAAAGGACTTGTTGCAGGGCAGGATCACAAAAAGGGTGGACAATCCATAAAGACGACCCAGGTCTTTAAAAAAGGTGACATTGTTTGCGATTACCATGGTATCTTAAtgggaggaagagaaggagaagaGATAGAAAGAAAAATCACAGATGAAAAGCGCTATATTTTCCTCTTTCGTGAGAAAGGACATAAAATGTGCATAAATGCCACCCAGGCACCCCGCAAGTGCCATTTACAAATGCCTTCAACATTTGGACGCCTGATAAACCACTCGCGGAAAAGAaacaatctgaaatatatgaagggTGGGACAATTCCAATTATATTATTTGAGGCAGAGGGAGACATTTCTCCAGGAACTGCAACTTTTTTTTGATTACGGAGTGAAAAGATGTTTCTATGGAGAAGGAGAAGATCTGAACTGGCTGGAAACGTGACGACAACCTGAGTTCATACATTTAATTTGAATTGTGTTGGCTAGCCTTGGCACTCCAGTGgtggtgaaactacaactcccagcatgcctcaACTGCTGCACGTTGCTATGGCATCATCGGAGTTGTAGTTTTAAACAGTCAGAGTGCCAAGGTTAGCCATTACTGTGTTATATAAACTGTATGATATTCCTTTTTTAAACTTGTGCATATACCCATGTTTTCATACTAACATTTATATATAAGGTTAATAAACTTTAAataatactttaaccccttcatgacgcagcctattttgaccttaatgacctggccgttttttgcaattctgaccagtgtccctttatgaggtaataactcgggaacgcttcaacggatcctatcggttctgagactgttttttcgtgacatattgggcttcatgttagtggtaaatttaggtcaataaattatgcgtttatttgtgataaaaacggaaatttggcgaaaattttgaaaatttcgcaattttcacaatttgaatttttattctgttaaaccagagttatgtgacacaaaatagttaataaataacatttcccacatgtatactttacatcagcacaattttggaagcaaaatttttttttgctaggaagttataagggttaaaatttgaccagcgatttctcatttttacaacgaaatttacaaaaccattttttttagggaccacctcacatttgaagtcagtttacgggatctatatggctgaaaatacccaaaagtgacaccattctaaaaactgcacccctcaaggtgcacaaaaccacattctagaagtttattaacccttcaggtgcttcacagcagcagaagcaacatggaaggaaaaaatgaacatttaactttttagtcacaaaaattatcttttagcaacaatttttttatttcacaatggtaaaaggagaaaccgaaccacgaacgttgttgtccaatttgtcctgagtacgctgatacctcatatgtgggggtaaaccactgtttgggcgcacggcagggcttggaagggaaggagcgccatttgactttttgaatgaaaaattggctccactctttagcggacaccatgtcacgtttggagagcccccgtgtgcctaaaaattggagctcccccacaagtgaccccattttggaaactagacaccccaaggaacttatctagatgcatagtgagcactttgaacccccaggtgcttcacaaattgatccgtaaaaatgaaaaagtactttttttcacaaaaaaattattttagcctcatttttttcattttcacatgggcaacaggataaaatggatcctaaaatttgtagggcaatttctcctgagtacaccaatacctcacatgtgggggtaaaccactgtttgggcacatggtaaggctcggaagggaaggagcgccatttgactttttgaatgaaaaattatctccatcgttagcggacaccatgtcgcgtttggagagcccctgtgtgcctaaacattggcgctcccccacaagtgaccccattttggaaactagaccccccaaggaacttatctagatgcctagtgagcactttaaaccctcaagtgcttcacaaattgatctgtaaaaatgaaaaagtacttttttttcacaaaaaatttcttttcatttcaattttttcattttcacatgggcaataggataaaatggatcctaaaatatgttgggcaatttctcccgagtacgccgatactttatatgtgggggtaaaccactgtttgggcacacggcagggctcggaagcgaaggcgcgccatttgactttttaaatggaaaattagctccaatcattagcggacaccatgtcacgtttggagagcccttgtgtgcctaaacattggagatcccccacaaatgaccccattttggaaactagacccctcaaggaactcatctagatgcatattgagcactttaaacccccaggtgcttcacagaagtttataacgcagagccatgaaaataaaaaataacttttctttcctcaaaaatgattttttagcctggaatttcctatttatagggtaataggagaaattggatcccaaatgttgttgtccagtttgtcctgagtacgctgataccctatatgtgggggtaaaccactgtttgggcgcacggcagggttcggaagggaaggcacgccatttggctttttaaatggaaaattagctccaatcattagcggacaccatgtcacctttggagagccctggtgtgcctaaacattggagatcccccacaaatgaccccattttggaaactagacccccaaagaaactaatctagatgtgtggtgaggactttgaacccccaagtgcttcacagaagtttataacgcagagccatgaaaataaaaaaaaatatattttctcaaaaatgatctttcagcctgcaattttttattttcccaagggtaacaggagaaatttgaccccaaaagttgttgtccagtttctcctgagtacggtgataccccatatggggggtaaactactgtttgggcacatgccggggctcggaagtgaagtagtgacgttttgaaatgcagactttgatggaatgctctgcgggcgttacgttgcgtttgcagagcccctgatgtggctaaacagtagaaacccaccacgagtgaccccattttggaaactagaccccgaaaggaacttatctagatgtgtggtgagcactttgaacccccaagtgcttcacagaagtttataacgcagagccatgaaaataatacgttttctttcctcaaaaataattatttagcccagaattttttaattttcccaagggtaacaggagaaatttgaccccaatatttgttgtccagtttctcctgagtacggtgataccccatatgtgggggtaaactactgtttgggcacatgccggggctcggaagtgaagtagtgacgttttgaaatgcagactttgatggaatgctctgcgggcgttacgttgcgtttgcagagcccctgatgtggctaaacagtagaaaccccccacaagtgaccccattttggaaactagaccccgaaaggaacttatctagatgtgtggtgagcactttgaacccccaagtgcttcacagaagttt
Encoded here:
- the LOC138651799 gene encoding uncharacterized protein, with the translated sequence MTSSPLRKKLFQAGFHNKYDIDLPVLISFKQHLEKNFSELCIRQMVENVSRYLYFMNPDGISLEFMNDLENTKRFVSTLLSLKTSRCTVKKYLKHIQHFVKFAISEDFPNDIGDDRKQAAGNFLASLIEINKEMIPKDEKDKKKQFLTPKESRKVLISEKATMDGIFTKAALGEELDTKEKMLACLFLEALLMLKHLQKPSIIHNLTVSFNC